In the genome of uncultured Treponema sp., one region contains:
- the hflC gene encoding protease modulator HflC: protein MAKQNKFYLRLVAFVAVIVILLAAGPFYIVNEGDQAVVTRFGQIVKSCTSTGLYFKVPFLDVVTFYPAKILSLEGDQARIPTKENQFIIVDTTSRWKISDPALFYQSFKTLDAAYNKLSDVIDSSTRTIITRNRLSEIVRSSNLINEEKDIADSNQLAGIEGEDSAEIEALVNVNSNNESVSKGRSALCQEMADDARKMVGEYGIELIDIVPRQIKYSDELTESVYNRMIKERNQVAQAYRSLGEGKKSEWLGKLENEKRTIESEAYRKSEETKGKADAEAAAIYTQSYTRDPKFYEFWKSLESYKNTMGNFDVTYSTKMDYFKYLYSSDGKRQ from the coding sequence ATGGCAAAGCAGAATAAATTTTATCTTAGGCTTGTGGCTTTTGTTGCCGTCATTGTGATTTTGCTTGCGGCAGGTCCTTTTTATATTGTGAATGAAGGCGATCAGGCTGTTGTTACGAGATTCGGTCAGATTGTAAAGTCATGCACTTCCACAGGGCTTTATTTTAAAGTTCCGTTTCTTGATGTCGTCACTTTTTATCCTGCAAAAATTCTTTCGCTTGAAGGAGATCAGGCCCGCATTCCCACAAAGGAAAATCAGTTTATAATTGTGGACACTACAAGCCGCTGGAAAATTTCAGATCCTGCGTTGTTTTATCAGTCGTTCAAGACTTTGGATGCGGCGTACAACAAGCTTAGCGATGTGATTGATTCTTCAACTAGGACGATTATCACGCGCAACCGGCTTAGCGAAATTGTAAGAAGCAGCAATCTTATAAATGAGGAAAAGGACATTGCGGATTCAAATCAGCTTGCAGGAATCGAAGGCGAGGACAGCGCGGAAATTGAGGCTTTGGTAAATGTGAATTCAAACAACGAGAGTGTTTCCAAGGGAAGAAGCGCGCTTTGCCAGGAAATGGCTGACGACGCAAGAAAAATGGTGGGCGAATACGGAATTGAGCTGATTGACATTGTTCCGCGCCAGATAAAATATTCGGATGAGCTTACAGAAAGCGTTTACAACAGAATGATTAAGGAGCGCAACCAGGTGGCTCAGGCGTACCGTTCTCTTGGCGAAGGAAAAAAGTCCGAATGGCTTGGAAAACTTGAAAACGAAAAGCGCACAATCGAATCAGAAGCCTACAGAAAAAGCGAGGAAACTAAAGGAAAGGCGGATGCGGAAGCTGCGGCAATTTACACTCAGTCTTACACGCGCGATCCTAAGTTCTATGAGTTCTGGAAAAGTCTTGAGTCGTACAAAAATACAATGGGCAATTTTGATGTTACGTACAGCACAAAAATGGACTACTTTAAATATTTGTACAGTTCAGATGGAAAGCGTCAATGA